In one Papio anubis isolate 15944 chromosome 11, Panubis1.0, whole genome shotgun sequence genomic region, the following are encoded:
- the LOC116269401 gene encoding zinc finger protein 836-like yields the protein MHMGECLYAHDYMHMGECLCAHEYMHTDECLCAHGYMHMGECLCAHDYMHTGECLCAHDYMHTGECLCAHEYMHTDECLCAHGYMHMGECLCAHDYMHTGECLCAHDYMHMGECLYAHDYMHMGECLCAHEYMHTDECLCAHGYMHMGECLCAHDYMHTGECLCAHEYMHTDECLCAHDYMHTDGCLCTHGYMHMGECLCAHDYMHMGECLCAHDYIHTGECLCAHDYMHTGECLCAHDYMHTGECLCAHEYMHTDECLCAHDYMHTDECLCTHGYMHMGECLCAHDYMHMGECLCAHDYMHMGECLCAHDYMHTGECLCAHDYMHTGECLCAHDYMHTGECLCAHDYMHMGECLCAHEYMHTDECLCAHDYMHVSECS from the exons ATGCATATGGGTGAATGTTTGTATGCCCATGATTATATGCATATGGGTGAATGTTTGTGTGCCCATGAGTATATGCATACGGATGAATGTTTGTGTGCCCATGGTTATATGCATATGGGTGAATGTTTGTGTGCCCATGATTATATGCATACAGGTGAATGTTTGTGTGCCCATGATTATATGCATACAGGTGAATGTTTGTGTGCCCATGAGTATATGCATACGGATGAATGTTTGTGTGCCCATGGTTATATGCATATGGGTGAATGTTTGTGTGCCCATGATTATATGCATACAGGTGAATGTTTGTGTGCCCATGATTATATGCATATGGGTGAATGTTTGTATGCCCATGATTATATGCATATGGGTGAATGTTTGTGTGCCCATGAGTATATGCATACGGATGAATGTTTGTGTGCCCATGGTTATATGCATATGGGTGAATGTTTGTGTGCCCATGATTATATGCATACAGGTGAATGTTTGTGTGCCCATGAGTATATGCATACGGATGAATGTTTGTGTGCCCATGATTATATGCATACGGATGGATGTTTGTGTACCCACGGTTATATGCATATGGGTGAATGTTTGTGTGCCCATGATTATATGCATATGGGTGAATGTTTGTGTGCCCATGATTATATACATACAGGTGAATGTTTGTGTGCCCATGATTATATGCATACAGGTGAATGTTTGTGTGCCCATGATTATATGCATACAGGTGAATGTTTGTGTGCCCATGAGTATATGCATACGGATGAATGTTTGTGTGCCCATGATTATATGCATACGGATGAATGTTTGTGTACCCACGGTTATATGCATATGGGTGAATGTTTGTGTGCCCATGATTATATGCATATGGGTGAATGTTTGTGTGCCCATGATTATATGCATATGGGTGAATGTTTGTGTGCCCATGATTATATGCATACAGGTGAATGTTTGTGTGCCCATGATTATATGCATACAGGTGAATGTTTGTGTGCCCATGATTATATGCATACAGGTGAATGTTTGTGTGCCCATGATTATATGCATATGGGTGAATGTTTGTGTGCCCATGAGTATATGCATACGGATGAATGTTTGTGTGCCCATGATTAT ATGCATGTGAGTGAATGTTCATGA